One genomic region from Electrophorus electricus isolate fEleEle1 chromosome 23, fEleEle1.pri, whole genome shotgun sequence encodes:
- the tasor2 gene encoding uncharacterized protein tasor2 isoform X3: MENDTTLSKEGLLEPVLPGSVTFDNSILAPLQNSYLYEESKECFTYNSAYLVNNAALQRRYSAFRAEKQEYGYSEEELEESFGFLLFADESEANKLADTGLLVGQGMCTTLGDSSKGVYISKYSDCLDLKRWYDGKTGYIVLLKLIKGRVKEVTENYTQNFTTPSAGFDCHVSEQLRAVCASTSSFLAFERTQYYIYELLEGSGNTESCPRHVCPFAIVAFSYGKTTISLELKEKSQEKTLFHYQPWSGQLKIESIVYDVGLKSIHGAMFPANLPKTVKVDHTIGVSELRKTLPEAIFETSLVGEASLEGRCFSLYDVVSCEVKSDLSLLTHELKEKDMALVIYLDDSGFLVVLHSSHFLSYEGAATDKASALQGMFIFPDSRTVPRETKIGHSESKVSAEVLQVLPALNYAESEMEKCPPNQQGEPLSIVEKHLQNFATLFFPGLSSIPAREASMFPDQYDVPDGFPLIAPKWTEEAGARLNTYMKNPCSFQLSIERTLELLTAGKQQRSDEHDDDVYYYISSPEEAPQTPSGMVSERDVAAESDHIIGSNTLSHELKNAREQQTERQKNVTAELSKDIGTPSAAGVAMTESTDISPKSCDLPTEPCVNTAADSEKTLHSNTANDECSAGSRDVSQEPPIQSTGVALLSLTVNGNDASGMAAMPTQHLQTATDVDLCKKVNCMLDVPHKVGEQMPDVSKEVAKEAGLTIPVSLPVTSVNQMDTLTTGCVEVHPQVDSDVPPERTLNLKLLPRRRGRRKKRGLKRNPNKVRQTPVSVQNTNSPSCSSVEASIEQSSNSETVLSSPSSQPRQKDWRSLPRRKRHWKADISMKRILRSDVKASETKSLVENISDITELAGYMTSTPKRKMDGCSMRERYGLKTIITDCGRIFVPHGSDAAPGDVKLPKDTKDDQDFSLERANSPSKEKLSKPTSPLTHAKSPPLEMEKKGQHMPLTHIQNIPVITSSKAQSSQQATVQAEKDDTSHNNSDQSLDSDLQPTSTEKCKGKIKDHVYRAISISKLKTVLKRAKMTKSPSPGDHGKSDNGEPEVKKTKPNIDVDLTSTSGKSSPHKDMNNKHSVSQDNSESAGNQEPLENTLSKQTLVSWRELKTSSSQAKLMSKNTKENGLSRACSQVPPPVGCVESLLSLNPGLLKLPDQTSGLANQEKGGKNGWKYLTSLSMPPSSGLKRSKFLRHRRIFEKEGSIQVTRFWREIYDFKFDSKFTNVKLDKTVTRALHGKWDFGIQDNYEQVHLIFHMWIGLFYSKSTSRFFHFDQNCPPLDLNPSQSIGPVQPAVPLPDVGLGSSEDRTTSVQPGPDILDLSLKASGPVSHCTMSQGSSEEDQPSSKRSRPEHTSESKGPEVRANSNLSLTDSIVDDLDGNSVPNNDDYSDIENDSTTETSYTKLLENNNAYSNLCEQTLSMHIDEQKSLKAQKNEPVFKNQGISEALRIKSAGKMASGTLNSLDTKALAVFHQVVGPARPKMHTKMPDQVHGRKIILKSLSFKDKGGARTPTSVISECVSKDEEHEAALSGKSRGIAPVHCRNNKDECAFQNLVGHSSASSVAVHGGNDATKLKVKSLLNTSNDIPMNVHNDNNKTTDKIKDAQADTTGKIHDDKTKKQVRPMPDIRHEMSLLDTRDDMSVNKVKDKTPQTACQVNVAKAEVKPKHDIRNYTPVHTQDVNDAKDRITTMHSVRDDTPADVQDVNKSIEDGVKAVHNVQDDTPADVQDVNESIEDGVKAVHNVQDDTPADVQDVNDTKDEVTPVHSVRDDRMVDVQDVNESANVGVKAAHNVQDHTPADVQDINDAAKNEVTPVHTVRHDKLVNVQDVNESTKDGVTPVHSVQDHTPADVQDVNDTKDEVTPVHSVRDDRMVDVQDVNESANVGVKAADNVQDHTPADVQDINDAAKNEVTPVHTVRHDKLVNVQDVNESTKDGVTPVHSVLGDTPIDVQNTNDAAKDEVTPVHGVRDDKPVDVQDVNESIEGGVKAVHNVQDDTPADVQDVNDTKDEITPVHSVRDDKPEDVQDVNESAKDGVTPVHSVQDDTPIDVKDINVAAKDRITPVQRENDDTPIDVQDVNYAKEGDTPVQSVIDDTPIDVQYVNDSEERVTPAHSVRDDATVQDVNDETKKAKPKSDARESVSEHPDVDQTEGMVVDEVQISSDITEHMVERDENKTREEEFLCNNTNLETVSEKQKDSDDEPHVSALEQDFTDSVHVEICDEKTLEEMHVDVSGGETPVEQISSMKEDNVLKRHEGEVATEISVVKNDRKQTRDYAQPEIAEYFSADDVSSKAHCFLLKEGDRSPAVSDMCILTENDKSTVLHPSSVVQNETPEINQRELKETHVDVSSCTAVINQESGTDQKHLAPTICETFADEVPGMSSGDSQNVSTPSIQINSELGMTSRSSTPTQDELPYTQEVCENIRIQQVGHLQDNHTSEQVPHSVTRSPTIAGSALNSSIIERHISSSPCYKVQSFPQGPDWSSYEATGDLTDESRSLTQKPVPKQNLRNLVHETISSRELSSKENQSQKYQYGHFSEQYKELSPELSSWAHGSSFKTDRPSRLREPYACDQDSEGFPTHFSISDNREFAYMPKDTTESESHIPDWVHQIHYADSKYTVHESNERAFPYKHRSDLSLSESNEESESQGMGSIRYSRKKSKRTFCQDEWNEEDFDGIIDYSIKKTFSCGVERTKILKTHTFSPYQCRRESRQIFDWRRYFRREGVFKLSEGNDRFVHNPPSSIVTVFDKKGNRVIFENPSTLKRSIGAHGVSVKDSFHTWEDQRSKSNITQSLMELEYLIFSEKMNQMLKNCKATSKPKSQHRHNVNSVENLMTIRFSRLEEEDTTAFDETWPTLPKFKINVDMSERKGMRKIINYGKPLHLQSLFCERGTMAACSRISDITKDCAKSYNSMMNDVCAGKTIPHQNNKSKRKWDIESTACIKQSAFCGRIKKDMFDNLHDNLNSIVRQACKIKYKFYILVTSSDSFFEETKELLEAEGHAAVEPYQFEIDESGQTPLLILLRNEDIAEHICEVPHLLELKKSSRVLFAGIDRPDDVVNLTHQEVFARGGFVVFDEAALDALSLENMKKVVGVMEELDKKGKWKWFLHYRDSRKLRENVRCSPDAQKRKHFVDCCQEAGIVEVLPYHECDVISRGRPDYLRCLVHLQIQNVSARFPVFITDTPADSFGKNGILTMNIYAFSRILSNDSCLVS, from the exons ATGGAGAATGACACTACTCTCTCAAAAGAAG GTCTTCTTGAACCTGTGCTTCCAGGCTCAGTAACCTTTGACAACAGTATTTTGGCTCCTCTCCAGAACAGCTATTTGTATGAGGAGTCCAAAGAGTGCTTTACCTATAATTCAGCATATTTGGTCAATAATGCAGCTTTACAAAGAAGG TATTCAGCCTTTCGTGCTGAGAAACAAGAATATGGCTACTCCGAAGAGGAACTGGAAGAATCATTTGGCTTCTTGTTATTTGCTGATGAGTCTGAG GCAAATAAACTTGCGGACACAGGCTTATTAGTTGGGCAAGGGATGTGCACCACGCTTGGAGATTCTTCAAAGG GTGTGTATATCTCAAAGTATTCTGACTGCCTTGATCTGAAACGCTGGTATGATGGCAAGACAGGCTATATTGTCCTCTTGAAGCTGATAAAG GGTCGAGTCAAAGAGGTGACAGAAAACTACACCCAGAACTTTACAACTCCATCTGCTGGCTTTGACTGTCATGTGTCAGAGCAGCTCCGGGCAGTGTGTGCCAGTACCAGCTCTTTCCTGGCTTTCGAGCGCACTCAG TATTATATATATGAGCTGCTGGAAGGAAGTGGTAACACTGAGTCATGCCCAAGACATGTGTGTCCATTTGCTATTGTGGCCTTCTCCTATGGGAAGACTACCATTTCATTAGAGTTAAAGGAGAAAAG ccAAGAGAAAACAT tatttcattaCCAACCCTGGAGTGGTCAGCTCAAGATTGAGTCCATTGTCTACGATGTAGGGTTGAAATCCATTCACGGAGCCATGTTCCCTGCAAATCT tCCAAAGACAGTTAAAGTAGACCATACTATTGGAGTCTCTGAACTGAGGAAGACATTGCCTGAAGCGATTTTTGAAACTTCTCTTGTTGGTGAAG CCTCTCTCGAAGGCAGGTGTTTCAGCTTGTACGATGTCGTCTCCTGTGAGGTGAAAAGTGATCTGTCTCTTTTAACTCATGAGTTAAAGGAGAAAGACATG GCCCTTGTTATATATTTAGATGACAGTGGTTTCCTGGTAGTGTTACATTCATCTCATTTCCTTTCCTATgaag GTGCAGCAACCGATAAAGCCTCTGCTCTTCaaggaatgtttatttttccagaTTCCAGAACTGTGCCAAGAG AGACCAAGATTGGACACAGCGAGTCTAAGGTGTCAGCAGAGGTTCTTCAGGTTCTCCCAGCCCTGAACTATGCTGAATCAGAAATGGAGAAGTGTCCTCCAAATCAGCAGGGGGAGCCTCTCAGCATAGTGGAGAAGCATCTGCAGAACTTTGccactcttttttttccaggacTGTCAAGCATCCCTGCTAGGGAGGCTAGTATGTTTCCTGACCAGTATGACGTACCTGATGGTTTCCCACTGATTGCCCCAAAATGGACAGAGGAGGCTGGGGCACGCTTAAACACTTACATGAAAAATCCATGCAGCTTTCAACTTTCAATAGAAAGGACACTGGAGCTGCTTACTGCTGGAAAACAGCAGCGCAGTGACGAGCATGACGATGACGTCTATTACTACATATCGTCCCCTGAGGAGGCCCCTCAGACACCTTCTGGCATGGTTTCAGAGAGGGATGTGGCGGCTGAATCTGATCATATAATTGGCAGTAATACTTTATCACATGAATTAAAAAATGCCAGAGAGCAGCAAACAGAAAGGCAAAAGAATGTAACTGCTGAACTCTCCAAGGACATTGGTACACCCAGTGCAGCTGGGGTTGCAATGACTGAGAGTACAGATATCTCACCTAAGTCATGTGACTTGCCTACAGAACCTTGTGTTAATACTGCTGCAGACAGTGAAAAAACATTGCACAGTAACACAGCTAATGATGAATGCAGTGCAGGTTCAAGGGATGTCTCACAAGAACCACCCATTCAGTCCACGGGTGTAGCATTATTATCATTAACAGTAAATGGAAATGATGCCTCGGGTATGGCAGCTATGCCCACCCAGCATCTTCAGACAGCCACTGACGTTGACCTTTGCAAGAAAGTAAATTGCATGCTGGATGTTCCTCACAAAGTTGGGGAACAGATGCCTGATGTGAGTAAAGAGGTTGCAAAGGAAGCTGGCCTTACAATACCTGTTTCACTCCCTGTCACATCAGTGAACCAGATGGACACATTAACTACAGGTTGTGTAGAAGTACACCCACAGGTGGACAGTGATGTTCCTCCTGAGAGGACGCTTAATTTAAAACTCTTACCACGACGCCGTGGCAGAAGGAAAAAGAGGGGTTTAAAACGAAATCCTAACAAAGTCCGGCAAACACCGGTGTCCGTTCAAAACACTAATTCACCCTCTTGCTCATCAGTAGAAGCATCCATTGAACAGAGTAGTAATAGTGAGACAGTGCTTTCTTCACCTAGTAGTCAGCCACGACAAAAAGACTGGCGTTCATTACCAAGACGCAAGAGGCATTGGAAAGCTGATATCAGTATGAAGCGGATATTGAGGTCAGATGTTAAGGCCAGTGAAACAAAGTCCTTGGTGGAGAACATTAGTGACATTACAGAGCTTGCAGGATACATGACCAGCACACCAAAAAgaaagatggatggatgtaGCATGAGAGAACGATATGGgcttaaaacaataattacagaTTGTGGAAGGATCTTTGTCCCCCATGGCTCAGATGCTGCACCAGGAGATGTAAAATTACCAAAAGACACCAAAGATGATCAGGACTTTTCTCTTGAAAGAGCAAATAGTCCTTCTAAGGAGAAGCTAAGTAAGCCCACTTCACCATTAACACATGCTAAATCTCCCCCAttagaaatggaaaagaaaggTCAGCATATGCCACTTACTCACATACAAAACATTCCTGTGATCACATCTTCTAAAGCACAGTCCTCCCAACAAGCAACTGTTCAAGCAGAGAAAGATGACACATCCCATAACAATTCTGATCAGTCACTGGATTCTGACTTACAACCAACCTCTACTGAAAAATGCAAAGGCAAAATAAAAGACCACGTGTACAGAGCAATATCTATAAGCAAATTAAAGACAGTGCTTAAAAGAGCAAAGATGACTAAATCTCCTAGCCCAGGGGATCATGGAAAATCAGATAATGGAGAACCtgaagtgaaaaaaacaaaaccaaatattGATGTGGACTTGACATCAACAAGTGGAAAATCAAGTCCTCATAAAGATATGAACAACAAACACAGTGTGTCACAGGATAATTCAGAATCTGCTGGGAACCAAGAGCCACTAGAAAATACACTATCTAAGCAAACCCTTGTGTCTTGGAGAGAACTCAAGACCTCATCCTCCCAAGCAAAGCTGAtgtcaaaaaacacaaaagaaaatg GTTTGTCAAGAGCATGCTCCCAGGTTCCCCCTCCAGTTGGATGTGTTGAGTCTCTTCTGTCCCTGAACCCTGGGCTTCTGAAGTTACCTGATCAGACTAGTGGTCTAGCCAATCAAGAGAAAGGAGGCAAAAATGGATGGAAATACCTGACATCTTTAAGTATGCCACCCTCCTCTGGCCTCAAGAGGTCTAAATTTCTCCGCCACAGACGCATATTTGAAAAGGAGGGCTCAATTCAAGTAACAAGATTTTGGAGAGAAATCTATGATTTTAAATTTGACAGCAAATTCACAAATGTGAAGCTAGACAAAACTGTGACAAGGGCACTACATGG CAAATGGGATTTCGGCATTCAAGACAACTATGAGCAGGTCCATCTTATCTTCCATATGTGGATAGGCCTTTTCTACAGCAAGTCCACTTCCAGGTTCTTTCATTTTGACCAGAACTGTCCACCTCTAGATCTAAATCCGTCACAAAGTATTGGTCCAGTTCAGCCTGCAGTGCCACTTCCTGATGTTGGTTTGGGCTCAAGTGAGGACAGAACTACTTCTGTGCAGCCTGGTCCAGATATTCTGGACCTTTCACTGAAGGCATCTGGGCCTGTGAGTCAttgcaccatgtcacaaggaaGCAGTGAGGAGGATCAACCAAGCAGCAAAAGATCAAGACCTGAGCACACCTCAGAAAGCAAAGGGCCAGAAGTTAGGGCTAATTCAAACCTTTCTCTTACG GATTCCATTGTGGATGACTTGGATGGAAATTCTGTGCCTAACAATGACGATTACAGTGACATAGAGAATGACAGCACCACTGAAACCTCTTACACAAAACTCCTGGAGAACAACAATGCATACAGTAATTTGTGTGAACAGACATTAAGTATGCACATAGATGAACAGAAATCATTGAAAGCTCAGAAGAATGAACCTGTTTTCAAGAATCAGGGAATTTCAGAGGCTTTGAGGATAAAAAGTGCAGGGAAGATGGCCTCTGGAACATTGAATAGCCTTGATACAAAAGCTCTTGCTGTATTCCATCAGGTTGTTGGGCCTGCCAGGCCCAAGATGCACACTAAGATGCCTGACCAAGTTCATGGACGTAAAATCATCCTTAAGTCACTGAGCTTTAAGGACAAAGGTGGAGCTCGAACACCTACATCAGTgatcagtgagtgtgtgtccaaaGATGAAGAGCATGAAGCAGCGCTCAGTGGGAAAAGCAGAGGCATTGCACCAGTGCACTGTCGTAATAACAAAGATGAGTGTGCATTTCAAAACCTGGTAGGACACAGTTCTGCTAGTTCTGTGGCTGTGCATGGTGGAAATGATGCTACAAAACTGAAAGTGAAATCTTTGCTTAATACCAGCAATGACATACCTATGAATGTgcataatgataataataagaCAACAGACAAAATTAAAGATGCACAAGCTGACACAACTGGGAAAATACATGATGATAAAACAAAGAAGCAAGTTAGACCCATGCCTGATATCAGACATGAGATGTCTCTGCTTGATACCAGAGATGACATGTCAGTCAACAAAGTGAAAGATAAGACACCTCAGACTGCATGTCAAGTGAATGTTGCAAAAGCTGAAGTTAAACCTAAGCATGATATCAGAaattacacacctgtacatacacAGGATGTGAATGATGCAAAGGATAGAATTACAACTATGCatagtgtcagagatgacaCTCCTGCAGATGTACAGGATGTAAATAAATCTATAGAAGATGGAGTTAAAGCTGTTCATAATGTCCAAGATGACACTCCTGCAGATGTACAGGATGTAAATGAATCTATAGAAGATGGAGTTAAAGCTGTTCATAATGTCCAAGATGACACACCTGCAGATGTACAGGATGTAAATGATACAAAGGATGAAGTTACACCTGTGCatagtgtcagagatgacaGAATGGTAGATGTACAGGATGTAAATGAATCTGCAAATGTTGGAGTTAAAGCTGCTCATAATGTCCaagatcacacacctgcagatgtACAGGATATAAATGATGCTGCAAAGAATGAAGTTACACCTGTGCATACTGTCAGACATGACAAACTGGTAAATGTACAGGATGTAAATGAATCTACAAAAGATGGAGTTACACCTGTTCATAGTGTCCaagatcacacacctgcagatgtACAGGATGTAAATGATACAAAGGATGAAGTTACACCTGTGCatagtgtcagagatgacaGAATGGTAGATGTACAGGATGTAAATGAATCTGCAAATGTTGGAGTTAAAGCTGCTGATAATGTCCaagatcacacacctgcagatgtACAGGATATAAATGATGCTGCAAAGAATGAAGTTACACCTGTGCATACTGTCAGACATGACAAACTGGTAAATGTACAGGATGTAAATGAATCTACAAAAGATGGAGTTACACCTGTTCATAGTGTCCTAGGTGACACACCTATAGATGTACAGAATACAAATGATGCTGCAAAGGATGAAGTTACACCTGTGCATGGAGTCAGAGATGACAAGCCAGTAGATGTACAGGATGTAAATGAATCTATAGAAGGTGGAGTTAAAGCTGTTCATAATGTCCAAGATGACACGCCTGCAGATGTACAGGATGTAAATGATACAAAGGATGAAATTACACCTGTGCatagtgtcagagatgacaAGCCAGAAGATGTACAAGATGTAAATGAATCTGCAAAAGATGGAGTTACACCTGTTCATAGTGTCCAAGATGACACACCTATAGATGTAAAGGATATAAATGTTGCCGCAAAGGACAGAATTACTCCTGTCCAGAGAGAAAATGATGACACACCTATAGATGTACAGGATGTAAATTATGCAAAAGAAGGGGATACACCTGTGCAGAGCGTCATTGATGACACACCTATAGATGTACAGTATGTAAATGATTCAGAGGAAAGAGTTACACCTGCGCATAGTGTCAGAGATGATGCAACTGTTCAAGATGTGaatgatgaaacaaagaaaGCTAAACCTAAGTCTGATGCCAGAGAATCTGTGAGTGAACATCCAGATGTTGATCAGACAGAAGGAATGGTAGTTGATGAAGTGCAAATATCAAGTGACATAACAGAGCATATGGTGGAAAGAGATGAGAATAAAACACGTGAAGAAGAATTTCTTTGTAATAATACGAACCTTGAAACAgtttcagaaaagcaaaaagataGTGATGATGAGCCACATGTATCTGCTCTGGAACAAGATTTTACAGATAGTGTACATGTGGAAATCTGTGATGAGAAAACTTTAGAAGAGATGCATGTAGATGTTTCTGGGGGTGAAACCCCTGTTGAACAGATAAGTTCTATGAAAGAGGATAATGTTTTAAAGCGGCATGAGGGTGAAGTAGCAACAGAGATTTCTGTGGTAAAGAATGATAGAAAGCAAACCAGAGATTATGCTCAACCAGAGATTGCAGAGTATTTTTCTGCAGATGATGTGAGCTCAAAAGctcattgttttttgttgaagGAAGGTGATCGTTCACCTGCTGTTAGTGACATGTGCATTCTAACAGAAAATGATAAAAGCACCGTGCTTCATCCCTCTTCTGTGGTTCAAAACGAGACTCCTGAAATCAATCAACGTGAACTTAAAGAAACACATGTTGATGTTTCATCCTGCACTGCAGTCATAAACCAGGAAAGTGGCACTGACCAAAAACACTTGGCCCCCACAATTTGTGAAACTTTTGCAGATGAAGTTCCTGGGATGTCATCAGGAGACAGTCAGAATGTGTCAACACCATCTATCCAAATAAATTCCGAGCTTGGGATGACCAGCAGAAGCTCTACCCCTACTCAGGACGAACTGCCATACACCCAAGAGGTGTGTGAGAACATAAGGATTCAGCAAGTTGGGCATTTGCAAGACAATCACACTTCTGAGCAAGTTCCTCACTCTGTAACCAGGAGCCCTACCATTGCAGGGTCAGCTCTTAATAGCTCAATTATAGAGAGACACATTTCTAGCTCTCCTTGTTACAAAGTACAATCTTTTCCTCAGGGTCCTGATTGGTCCTCATATGAAGCCACGGGTGATCTCACTGATGAAAGTAGATCATTAACTCAAAAACCTGTACCCAAACAAAATTTGCGTAATTTGGTTCATGAAACCATTTCTTCACGAGAACTTTCTTCCAAGGAAAATCAGTCCCAAAAGTACCAATATGGGCATTTTTCTGAGCAATATAAGGAACTGTCACCAGAACTGTCTTCATGGGCACATGGTTCTAGCTTCAAAACAGATAGACCAAGTAGACTCAGGGAACCTTATGCATGTGATCAGGATTCAGAGGGTTTTCCTACACATTTCAGTATTTCTGATAACAGAGAATTTGCATATATGCCAAAAGACACTACAGAGAGTGAATCACATATCCCTGACTGGGTACACCAGATTCACTATGCAGATTCCAAATACACTGTGCATGAGTCAAATGAAAGAGCGTTTCCTTATAAACATCGATCAGATTTAAGCTTGTCTGAATCTAACGAGGAATCGGAGAGCCAAGGGATGGGCAGTATTCGTTACAGTAGAAAGAAATCCAAGAGGACCTTCTGTCAAGATGAGTGGAATGAAGAAGACTTTGATGGCATTATTGATTACAGCATTAAAAAGACCTTTTCTTGTGGTGTAGAAcgaacaaaaatattaaagacacacacatttagccCATATCAATGTAGACGAGAAAGCAGACAGATATTCGACTGGCGCAGGTATTTCAGAAGAGAGGGAGTGTTCAAATTAAGTGAAGGGAATGATAGATTTGTCCATAATCCACCTTCTTCTATTGTCACTGTGTTTGACAAGAAAGGTAACAGAGTCATATTTGAAAACCCTTCCACTTTAAAGCGATCAATAGGTGCACATGGTGTGAGTGTTAAAGACTCTTTTCATACCTGGGAAGATCAACGATCAAAATCTAACATTACCCAGTCTTTAATGGAACTTGAATATCTTATCTTCTCAGAGAAGATGAATCAGATGCTCAAAAATTGCAAGGCTACCTCCAAACCTAAGTCACAACACAGACATAATGTAAACTCAGTTGAAAATCTTATGACCATTCGATTTTCAAGACTTGAGGAAGAGGATACAACTGCATTTGATGAGACATGGCCAACTCTTCCTAAGTTTAAGATAAACGTGGACATGTCTGAAAGGAAAGGCATGAGGAAGATAATAAATTATGGAAAACCCTTGCATCTCCAAAGCCTTTTCTGTGAAAGAGGCACCATGGCAGCTTGCTCCAGGATATCAGACATTACAAAAGATTGTGCAAAATCCTACAACAGCATGATGAATGATGTCTGTGCTGGCAAAACTATCCCTCATCAGAATAACAAGAGCAAAAGGAAATGGGATATTGAGAGTACTGCCTGCATCAAACAGTCTGCATTTTGTGGACGCATCAAAAAAGACATGTTTGATAATCTGCATGATAATTTGAACTCCATTGTGAGGCAAGCATGCAAGATTAAGTACAAGTTCTACATCTTAGTGACATCATCAGACAGCTTTTTTGAGGAAACCAAG GAACTACTGGAGGCAGAGGGACACGCTGCAGTTGAGCCTTATCAGTTTGAAATAGATGAAAGTGGGCAAACACCTCTTCTAATTTTACTTAGAAATGAGGATATTGCAGAACACATATGTGAG GTTCCACATTTGCTTGAGTTAAAAAAGTCATCCAGAGTTCTCTTTGCGGGCATTGACCGGCCAGATGACGTTGTCAACCTCACACATCAGGAAGTTTTTGCCAGGGGAGGCTTCGTGGTCTTTGATGAAGCTGCTTTGGATGCGCTGAGTTTGG aaaacatgaaaaaggtTGTGGGTGTTATGGAGGAACTGGATAAAAAAGGGAAATGGAAATGGTTTCTGCACTATAGAGACAGCCGCAAACTTCGGGAAAACGTGAG GTGCAGTCCTGATGCACAGAAGAGGAAGCATTTCGTTGACTGCTGCCAGGAAGCTGGGATAGTGGAGGTTTTGCCCTATCACGAGTGCGATGTCATTTCCCGCGGCAGACCAGACTACCTTCGCTGCCTAGTTCATCTCCAGATTCAAAACGTATCTGCCCGGTTCCCTGTTTTTATTACAG ACACACCAGCTGACTCTTTTGGGAAAAACGGAATTTTAACTATGAATATTTACGCATTCTCACGGATTCTTTCAAATGACAGTTGTTTGGTTTCATAA